The Streptomyces sp. NBC_00286 nucleotide sequence TCTTCCAGGAGGTTGAGGACGCTGCCCGCCGGGAGCGGCTCGGTGTCCAGGAACTTGAGGGCCTCGACCGCGGCCGTACTGGCGGGCGCTCCCGCCGGGCCGAAGCCGTCCGCTACGGCCAAGACGCGGGTGCCCGCGTAGGCGGTGTCCTGGTTGGCGGGGCGGACGAGGCCGGTGTCGGAGAGGGCGGCGTAACGCAGTTCCAGCATGGTGGTGTCCTTCCTCGGAACCTGTGAGAGGTGGTCGACGAGGAAGGCCGCCAGGTCGCGGCGGGTCGCCGTCTCGGCCTCGACCCGCGCCCAGTACGCGCGGATCTCCGCCGCGGCGGCAGCCGGTTCAACCGCCTCCAGGGCACAGACCTCGCGTATCCGGGCCAACGGCATCCCGAGCCGCCGCAGCCACGCCACCAGACGCGCCTGCTCAAGCTGCTCCGGCGCGTAGTAGCGGTACCCGCTCTCCGGGTCCACCCGCGCCGGCCGCAGCAACTCCAGCTCGTCGTACAGCCGAAGCGCCTTCGGCGACAGCCGGCACGCCTTGGCGAACGCCCCGATCGTCAGCATGTCCATGCGATCTCCCTGCATTTCCACGCGATCTCCCTGTGCGATCTCCATGCGCCCGCCTCGCGAGCCGGTCGTTCCTCGTCGTGCAACCGATGCTGGGGCCTCCCCAAAGGTGAAGGTCAATCCACGAGCTTCGGTTCCTGTCGGTTGTTAGCCTGCGGGCCGGATCGCCGGGATCGACCGGCGCACCGTTTCGACGTACGAACGAGGAGTCCGCCGTGGCACGCAGTACCCGAATATCGCTCGTCACCTGCCGGGAGGTCGTGGAGAGCGGCAGGGACGTCGATCTGCCGGTGCTCGTGGGCGCGGTGGAGGAGGCCGGGGCCGAGGCCGTCGTCGTGTGCTGGGACGACGCGGACGTCGAGTGGGGGGACTTCGACCTCGTCGTCATCCGGTCCACCTGGGACTACACCTGGCGGTCCGCGGAGTTCGTGGCCTGGGCCGAGCGGTGCGCGGCCGCCACGACGCTCGCCAATCCGGTCGACGTCGTGCGGTGGAACGCCGACAAGCGGTACCTGGGGGATCTGGGGGCGGCGGGGGTGCCCGTCGTCGACACGCGTTTTATCGCGCCTGGAGACCCGGTCGAACTGCCCGAAGAGCAGGAGTACGTCATCAAGCCCACCTCGGGGGCAGGGGCCCGGTACGCGGCCCGTTACGCGCCAGGGGATCGGGAGACGGCCGTACGCCATCTCGCGCGGATGCACGCGGAGG carries:
- a CDS encoding MerR family transcriptional regulator — protein: MDMLTIGAFAKACRLSPKALRLYDELELLRPARVDPESGYRYYAPEQLEQARLVAWLRRLGMPLARIREVCALEAVEPAAAAAEIRAYWARVEAETATRRDLAAFLVDHLSQVPRKDTTMLELRYAALSDTGLVRPANQDTAYAGTRVLAVADGFGPAGAPASTAAVEALKFLDTEPLPAGSVLNLLEDAVQGATQAVQDATRNPKEDGTTLTAMLWTGSQLALVHIGDSRAYLLRDGSLFQITHDHTMVQSMIDEGRLTLEEATAHPQRALLLKALTGAAPAPAPDVRLHDAQPGDRYLLCSDGLSAVVPDSEIQETLTTIPAPEQAVRALIVAANNSGGPDNVSCVVADVVTAESR
- a CDS encoding ATP-grasp domain-containing protein, translated to MARSTRISLVTCREVVESGRDVDLPVLVGAVEEAGAEAVVVCWDDADVEWGDFDLVVIRSTWDYTWRSAEFVAWAERCAAATTLANPVDVVRWNADKRYLGDLGAAGVPVVDTRFIAPGDPVELPEEQEYVIKPTSGAGARYAARYAPGDRETAVRHLARMHAEGLAAIVQPYVRSIDTAGERALQFFGGRFLHAIRKGAVLSPGTAYDEAKVPHPNVRPWEPSSAELAVAERALAAVPGDGDPELLYARVDLVDGDDGEPRVMELELIEPNLFLSLHTDSVPIVAEAIVKAAQQRPAR